One window of Verrucomicrobiota bacterium genomic DNA carries:
- a CDS encoding type II toxin-antitoxin system VapC family toxin yields MAKEKKLVVDASVVLAVILNEPEKPELVSITEGATLLAPGCLSWEVCNAFSAMLKQKRMGLSVASKALSIFGKIPIQEMEISFVDALELCDRHDIHAYDAYYLHLAKRSSLTLLTLDRRMAEVAEKENIQVKGIK; encoded by the coding sequence GTGGCAAAAGAAAAGAAATTGGTGGTCGATGCGTCCGTCGTGTTGGCGGTCATCCTTAATGAGCCGGAAAAGCCTGAGCTCGTATCGATTACTGAAGGGGCGACCCTTCTTGCGCCTGGCTGTCTGTCCTGGGAGGTATGTAACGCATTTTCAGCGATGTTAAAGCAAAAGCGAATGGGTCTGTCTGTTGCATCGAAGGCACTGTCGATATTTGGTAAGATTCCCATCCAGGAGATGGAGATTTCTTTCGTGGACGCGTTGGAATTATGTGACCGTCACGATATACACGCCTACGATGCCTATTACCTGCATTTGGCTAAGAGGTCTTCCCTCACCTTACTGACTCTGGACCGGAGGATGGCGGAG
- a CDS encoding DUF3147 family protein, translated as MIQMIIKYLVTAFVIVAVSEIAKRTDRMGALLASLPLVTVMVMIWLYLEKQGTEKIANHAYYTFWYVIPTLPMFLAMPLLLSKGVHFWLALTICIAITVICFAITAWLTKFFGITLMP; from the coding sequence ATGATACAAATGATCATTAAATATTTGGTGACGGCTTTTGTTATTGTCGCGGTTTCCGAGATCGCCAAGCGGACTGATCGGATGGGAGCCTTGCTTGCTTCGTTGCCACTGGTCACCGTGATGGTGATGATCTGGCTGTATCTCGAAAAACAGGGGACTGAAAAAATCGCTAACCATGCGTATTACACATTCTGGTACGTGATTCCGACATTACCGATGTTCCTTGCCATGCCTTTACTCCTCTCTAAAGGAGTCCATTTCTGGCTGGCATTAACCATTTGTATCGCTATCACGGTCATCTGCTTTGCCATCACCGCTTGGCTTACTAAATTTTTCGGGATCACTCTAATGCCTTAG